In the Chlorobium limicola DSM 245 genome, one interval contains:
- a CDS encoding TolC family protein — translation MKVNQVLTGLCLFGALAAPAQAAAGNRTVKLSLEEAVRMARENNYTIKAARSRVDQADAKIMQTRQSYLPKVTLSETLVVTNDPGAALVLKLQQNSVQSTDFFPEKLNDAATINDFNTSLLVMQPIYNADAAIGRSVALTGKKAQEFMASRTAETIELQVSKVYYGLILARKNIEAVEQSITTMQGHSREAAKAFNVGLLTKSDKLSTDVRLAELNEQKLMLHDAIRNATDALKVLLNLDPDVAVIPTGEFVITKGVPSVDDALVPESRTDLLAMQTYRDIAVRQGEMARASRLPRVNGFLRTDLHSDNIFSGGSSWAMGVNVQWDIFDGMASEGRIQEAKAQEREAMYSYEAAKSGSLAEIRKSLRELKTAKARIAVAQQALEESRVSLDYIGTQFKTGMAMTFELLMREGAYTYAKLRLNQARHDYCVAKSELDYYSGK, via the coding sequence ATGAAGGTAAACCAGGTATTGACCGGTTTATGTCTGTTCGGAGCGCTGGCCGCTCCTGCACAGGCAGCTGCCGGCAATAGAACCGTGAAGCTTTCTCTCGAAGAAGCGGTGCGTATGGCCCGTGAGAATAATTACACGATCAAGGCCGCCCGCAGCAGGGTCGATCAGGCTGATGCGAAAATCATGCAGACCCGCCAGTCCTATCTGCCGAAAGTGACGCTTTCCGAGACCCTTGTGGTGACCAACGACCCGGGAGCCGCTCTTGTGCTGAAGCTCCAGCAGAACAGTGTGCAATCGACCGATTTCTTCCCGGAAAAGCTGAACGATGCGGCGACGATAAACGACTTCAACACCTCTCTGCTGGTAATGCAGCCGATCTACAATGCCGATGCGGCTATTGGCCGCAGCGTGGCCCTGACTGGAAAAAAGGCTCAGGAGTTCATGGCTTCGAGAACCGCGGAGACGATCGAACTGCAGGTCAGCAAGGTCTATTATGGTCTGATTCTTGCCCGCAAGAATATCGAAGCGGTCGAGCAGTCGATTACGACCATGCAGGGTCACAGCCGCGAGGCTGCAAAAGCCTTTAATGTCGGTCTTCTGACGAAATCCGACAAGCTTTCTACGGATGTAAGGCTCGCGGAACTCAATGAGCAGAAACTGATGCTCCACGATGCCATCAGGAACGCTACCGATGCTCTGAAGGTGCTTCTGAATCTCGATCCGGACGTTGCCGTTATTCCGACAGGGGAGTTCGTCATTACCAAAGGCGTTCCTTCCGTCGATGATGCGCTGGTTCCCGAAAGCAGAACGGATCTTCTCGCTATGCAGACATACAGGGACATAGCCGTCCGTCAGGGCGAAATGGCCCGTGCGTCTCGCCTGCCGAGGGTTAACGGTTTTCTGCGGACCGATCTGCACAGCGATAATATTTTCAGCGGAGGATCGAGCTGGGCCATGGGTGTTAATGTGCAGTGGGATATTTTTGACGGCATGGCATCCGAAGGGCGCATTCAGGAGGCAAAGGCTCAGGAGCGCGAGGCAATGTACTCGTACGAGGCAGCTAAAAGCGGCAGTCTTGCGGAGATACGAAAGTCGCTGCGTGAGCTGAAAACCGCGAAGGCAAGGATTGCCGTGGCTCAGCAGGCGCTTGAAGAGTCGCGAGTGAGTCTCGATTATATCGGCACCCAGTTCAAAACCGGTATGGCCATGACCTTCGAGCTGCTGATGAGGGAAGGCGCGTACACCTATGCGAAGCTGCGTCTTAATCAGGCCCGTCATGATTACTGCGTTGCAAAGAGCGAGCTTGATTATTACTCGGGGAAATAA
- a CDS encoding metal-sensitive transcriptional regulator encodes MDDVILRLKKVAGQVEALVRMIEREDGCDKIIIQFQAAKAALEKTYSLVLDRSLKECMSHNDTENVGRILKLISKQ; translated from the coding sequence ATGGACGATGTGATTTTACGACTGAAAAAGGTGGCTGGTCAGGTAGAAGCTCTTGTGCGGATGATAGAGAGGGAAGATGGGTGCGACAAGATAATCATCCAGTTCCAGGCGGCTAAAGCCGCTCTTGAAAAGACCTATTCGCTGGTTCTTGACAGGAGTCTCAAAGAGTGCATGAGTCATAATGATACCGAAAATGTCGGGCGTATTTTAAAACTTATATCAAAACAGTAA
- a CDS encoding DUF1997 domain-containing protein yields MEVVGKSKAKVIIESCLHESSLYFADHTKIIKCNPYCTSVVHLKELGIYKWIFQVKDPRNNPITAIFFVEQVEESLEHPSSSALPTDGSARQQVGGRCIRWVSAAETPEHSIDNNHTFIGRANTRICLYHLDEARTEVHFETDIALDFTLSFPLNMMPEGIIKFMSETIMSQIMQQATESMLCQVQSDICCTTAELAVEGGKR; encoded by the coding sequence ATGGAGGTTGTTGGAAAAAGTAAGGCCAAGGTTATTATAGAGTCATGTCTGCATGAGTCTTCCCTGTATTTTGCCGATCACACCAAAATCATCAAGTGCAATCCCTACTGCACAAGTGTGGTGCATTTGAAGGAACTTGGTATCTATAAGTGGATTTTTCAGGTCAAGGATCCGAGAAACAATCCCATTACGGCTATTTTTTTTGTCGAACAGGTCGAAGAGTCGCTGGAACACCCATCATCATCAGCTCTGCCAACTGACGGTTCTGCCCGACAGCAGGTCGGAGGCCGCTGCATCAGGTGGGTCAGCGCGGCAGAAACTCCCGAACATTCGATCGATAACAATCATACCTTTATCGGTCGGGCCAACACCCGCATCTGTCTTTATCATCTTGACGAGGCCCGGACGGAAGTGCATTTCGAGACCGATATAGCTCTGGATTTTACCCTCTCTTTTCCTCTGAACATGATGCCGGAAGGTATTATCAAGTTCATGAGCGAAACAATCATGTCGCAGATCATGCAGCAGGCTACCGAAAGCATGCTCTGTCAGGTGCAGTCCGATATCTGCTGTACAACTGCCGAACTTGCCGTAGAAGGCGGAAAACGGTGA